One Salinimonas marina DNA segment encodes these proteins:
- a CDS encoding DUF3545 family protein: MDKSDLFTLLDIETTPAKTKSKKRKWREIEALQDRFALEKELADLDYSFEYELETMER; the protein is encoded by the coding sequence GTGGATAAATCAGATCTATTTACCTTGTTAGATATCGAAACAACGCCGGCAAAAACCAAAAGCAAAAAACGTAAATGGCGAGAGATTGAAGCACTGCAAGATCGTTTCGCGCTGGAAAAAGAGCTTGCTGATTTAGATTATAGTTTTGAGTATGAACTGGAAACCATGGAACGCTAA
- a CDS encoding transposase, translated as MEDRLLFLGTVFAIDICAYAVMSNHTHVVLHVDRQAACQWSTEQVLERWHRLHKGTVLTNRYLNLTERKAMSTAETEAVKSTAEIYRSRLYDISWFMRLLNEFIARQANKEDNCTGRFWEGRFKSQALLDEAALAACMAYVDLNPVRAGLATTPQGSCHTSIKKRIRAVRQNQQPQELFAFTEAGQPAAFSALPFHLKDYLALVNLTCKQFLHNKSSLAASSTPILKKTRLSQAQWHWLVEGIEQQFGTRISLDLVHRKLNNRMLDAV; from the coding sequence GTGGAAGACCGGCTGCTGTTCTTAGGGACTGTATTCGCCATTGATATCTGTGCTTACGCGGTCATGAGCAATCACACCCATGTTGTATTACATGTGGACCGCCAAGCGGCCTGCCAGTGGTCGACCGAACAAGTTCTAGAGCGCTGGCATCGTCTTCATAAGGGCACGGTGCTGACCAACCGCTATCTAAACCTCACCGAAAGAAAAGCCATGTCCACAGCCGAAACAGAAGCGGTGAAAAGTACCGCGGAGATTTATCGTTCACGCCTGTACGACATCAGCTGGTTTATGCGACTGCTCAACGAATTCATCGCCCGGCAGGCGAATAAAGAAGATAATTGCACCGGCCGCTTTTGGGAGGGGCGATTCAAATCTCAGGCATTACTGGATGAAGCCGCGCTGGCCGCGTGTATGGCATACGTGGATTTGAACCCGGTACGCGCAGGTTTAGCAACCACACCTCAAGGTTCCTGTCATACCAGTATCAAAAAACGAATCCGGGCCGTTCGGCAGAATCAACAACCCCAAGAGCTATTTGCGTTTACTGAGGCAGGCCAACCTGCTGCATTTTCTGCCTTGCCCTTCCATTTAAAAGATTACCTCGCGCTGGTTAACCTTACCTGTAAGCAGTTTCTACACAACAAATCCAGCCTGGCTGCTAGTTCAACACCGATACTGAAAAAGACCCGGCTTTCCCAAGCGCAATGGCACTGGCTGGTAGAAGGTATTGAACAGCAGTTTGGCACGCGCATAAGCCTGGATTTGGTTCATAGGAAGTTGAATAATCGAATGTTAGATGCTGTCTGA
- a CDS encoding SDR family oxidoreductase has product MSDQQYPTPPFSKQDTGELPGEEQSMDPRPEFTAEDYKSAGKLSGKVALITGGDSGIGRSVAVLFAREGAKITFTYLPEEEQDARATVKHVQQAGGEALMIPFDVTDQGDCEKVVNDTLKQFGQLDILVNNAAFQNHVADVESLSFEQWDKTFQTNIYGYFKMVKAALPHMTKGATIINTGSITGLEGSAGLLDYSSTKGAIHAFTKTLAQELVERGIRVNCVAPGPVWTPLNPAERSRESAKHFGEKTPYGRPAQPEEMAPTYVYLASNADSGYLTGQIITLLGGSTRAG; this is encoded by the coding sequence ATGTCTGACCAACAATACCCTACCCCGCCGTTTTCAAAACAGGATACTGGCGAGCTTCCCGGTGAAGAACAGTCTATGGATCCACGGCCCGAATTTACCGCTGAAGATTACAAGAGTGCCGGTAAGCTTTCCGGAAAAGTAGCATTGATCACCGGCGGCGATTCAGGTATTGGACGTTCTGTGGCTGTACTGTTTGCCCGTGAGGGCGCAAAAATTACATTTACCTATTTGCCTGAAGAAGAGCAGGATGCCAGAGCTACCGTCAAGCATGTGCAACAGGCGGGCGGTGAAGCTCTGATGATTCCATTTGATGTTACCGACCAGGGCGATTGTGAAAAAGTCGTCAATGACACTCTTAAACAGTTTGGCCAACTGGATATTCTGGTCAACAATGCGGCCTTTCAAAATCATGTGGCGGATGTGGAATCATTGTCTTTTGAACAATGGGATAAAACATTTCAGACCAACATCTATGGTTACTTTAAGATGGTCAAAGCTGCCCTGCCGCATATGACCAAAGGCGCAACCATTATCAATACCGGTTCTATCACGGGACTGGAAGGCTCAGCCGGACTGCTGGACTATTCATCTACCAAAGGGGCGATCCATGCCTTCACCAAAACCCTGGCACAAGAGCTGGTTGAACGTGGAATCAGAGTAAACTGTGTGGCGCCCGGCCCGGTCTGGACCCCCTTAAATCCGGCAGAACGCAGCCGCGAAAGCGCCAAACATTTTGGTGAAAAAACACCTTATGGACGGCCGGCGCAACCCGAAGAGATGGCACCTACGTATGTATATCTGGCCTCTAACGCCGACTCGGGCTATCTGACGGGTCAGATCATCACTCTGCTGGGCGGTAGTACCCGCGCTGGCTAA
- a CDS encoding SDR family oxidoreductase: MSKIVLITGASSGIGKATAQEVVKAGHKVALTARSEDKLNALVEELGKDNAVAFAADATCYDEQKKVVKQTIEHYGQLDVVFANAGKGVSQAGTENGDPKEWDSMVDINIKALLWSAQLTLPHLRKTTGHFILTSSAAGRRPIQGSIYGASKWFAYGFGQNLAEEMKEWGGRCTTICPGVVNTPFFDEAKDDKLQPQDVADAVVFAIDANQRNSVREIYLMPTN, from the coding sequence ATGTCTAAAATTGTACTTATTACTGGTGCTTCCAGTGGCATCGGTAAAGCCACGGCACAGGAAGTGGTTAAAGCCGGACATAAAGTGGCGTTAACTGCCCGTAGCGAGGATAAGCTCAACGCCCTGGTGGAGGAGCTTGGCAAAGATAATGCCGTGGCATTTGCTGCTGATGCTACCTGCTATGACGAGCAGAAGAAGGTTGTTAAACAGACCATCGAACACTATGGTCAGCTGGATGTGGTCTTTGCCAATGCCGGTAAAGGTGTTTCTCAGGCTGGAACCGAAAATGGCGACCCGAAAGAATGGGACTCGATGGTGGATATTAACATCAAAGCCTTATTATGGAGTGCTCAGCTGACCCTGCCGCATCTGCGCAAAACTACCGGACACTTTATTTTAACCAGTTCCGCTGCCGGCCGCCGGCCTATTCAGGGCTCTATTTATGGCGCCTCAAAATGGTTTGCCTACGGTTTTGGTCAGAATCTGGCCGAAGAGATGAAGGAATGGGGCGGGCGTTGTACCACAATTTGTCCGGGCGTGGTTAATACCCCATTCTTTGATGAAGCCAAAGATGACAAGCTGCAACCTCAGGATGTGGCCGATGCCGTGGTGTTCGCCATCGACGCGAACCAGCGTAACAGCGTGCGCGAAATCTATTTGATGCCCACCAACTAA
- the thrC gene encoding threonine synthase: MELVNLKDASDKVSFSQAVAKGLGKHQGLYFPVEIPKLENIEALLDMPFVERSTALLHRLIGDELGAGVLDEIVQTAFDFNVPVTQINEDIYTLELFHGPTLAFKDFGGRFMAQCLSRIARGKPVTILTATSGDTGAAVAHAFHGIENINVVILFPKGKISPLQEKLFSTLGDNIHTVAVDGDFDSCQALVKQAFDDPQVRDDLHLNSANSINISRLLAQVCYYFEAVSQLPAERRKELVVSVPSGNFGNLTAGLIAKAMGLPVKRFIAATNTNDTVPRFLKTGEWDPKATVATISNAMDVSQPNNWPRIEALIEKGYIDKHSVHGEAVDEQYTQLAMRQLAQAGYTSEPHAAVAYRVLSHSLEEGETGLFLGTAHPAKFRETVENVLGQPISLPPELASVVGEDSLAVELNASYEELKAHMQHLLKDKQ; the protein is encoded by the coding sequence GTGGAATTAGTAAATTTAAAAGACGCCAGTGACAAGGTTTCCTTTTCGCAAGCCGTCGCCAAAGGCTTAGGTAAACATCAGGGGCTTTACTTTCCGGTAGAAATTCCAAAACTGGAAAACATAGAAGCCTTGCTGGACATGCCGTTTGTAGAACGCAGTACCGCGCTGCTGCACCGTCTTATCGGTGATGAGCTGGGGGCGGGCGTACTGGATGAAATTGTGCAGACCGCATTTGATTTTAATGTCCCGGTAACCCAGATCAACGAAGATATATATACATTAGAGCTGTTTCATGGCCCGACACTGGCGTTCAAAGATTTTGGTGGCCGATTTATGGCGCAGTGTTTGTCCCGTATTGCCAGGGGTAAGCCGGTAACTATATTGACCGCGACCTCCGGAGATACCGGCGCCGCCGTAGCCCATGCGTTTCACGGCATCGAAAATATCAATGTGGTCATCTTGTTTCCAAAAGGTAAAATCAGTCCCTTGCAGGAAAAGCTGTTTTCTACCTTAGGCGACAATATTCATACGGTCGCGGTGGATGGCGATTTTGATAGTTGTCAGGCATTAGTAAAACAGGCATTTGATGATCCACAGGTACGTGATGACCTGCATCTTAATTCGGCGAATTCAATTAATATCAGCCGCCTGCTGGCGCAGGTTTGCTATTACTTTGAAGCAGTCAGTCAGTTACCGGCTGAGCGACGTAAAGAGCTGGTGGTGTCCGTCCCCAGCGGCAATTTCGGAAATCTTACGGCCGGCTTGATTGCCAAGGCGATGGGGCTGCCGGTAAAACGGTTTATCGCCGCCACCAATACCAATGATACGGTGCCGCGTTTTCTAAAAACCGGTGAATGGGACCCCAAAGCCACCGTGGCCACCATTTCAAATGCCATGGATGTGAGTCAGCCCAACAACTGGCCACGCATTGAGGCCCTGATTGAAAAAGGTTACATCGATAAACACAGTGTGCATGGTGAAGCGGTGGATGAGCAGTACACCCAACTGGCCATGCGGCAACTGGCGCAGGCGGGTTACACCAGCGAGCCGCATGCCGCCGTCGCCTACCGCGTATTAAGCCACTCTTTGGAAGAAGGTGAAACCGGGTTATTCCTGGGTACGGCGCATCCGGCAAAGTTTCGCGAAACCGTCGAAAATGTTTTAGGTCAGCCCATTAGTTTACCCCCGGAATTGGCGTCCGTGGTGGGCGAAGACAGTCTGGCAGTGGAGCTCAATGCCAGCTACGAAGAGTTAAAGGCACACATGCAACATCTGTTGAAAGATAAGCAATGA
- the thrB gene encoding homoserine kinase, which translates to MTTIAYAPASIGNISLGYDVLGAAIEPVDGTPLGDVVEVQQAEAFSLSVDGPFAHKLPRHENTNIVTHCYEHFIEAMVKYGQPTHPVALTLHKNLPIGSGLGSSASSIVAALHALNIHFGQPFTKNELLHMMGEMEGQISGSIHYDNVAPSYLGGITLMTGQQAPLTASLPAINSWYWVVCYSGITVSTSQARDILPDSVPLATGLTFGRQLGVFVHALHTQDEALAAAVMTDVIAEPYRKSLLPGFDEARIHCLRAGALAFGISGSGPTVFAVCQKLEEARSMAAWLETNYIQNDDGFSHVCRIPSKGVK; encoded by the coding sequence ATGACAACAATAGCTTACGCACCCGCATCAATCGGTAATATCAGCTTAGGTTATGATGTGCTTGGGGCCGCGATTGAGCCGGTGGATGGAACGCCCCTGGGTGATGTGGTGGAAGTGCAGCAGGCTGAGGCGTTTTCATTATCAGTGGACGGCCCCTTTGCCCATAAACTGCCGAGGCATGAAAACACCAATATTGTCACTCACTGCTACGAACATTTCATCGAAGCCATGGTCAAGTATGGCCAGCCCACTCACCCGGTGGCACTGACGCTGCACAAAAATTTGCCTATTGGCAGTGGTCTGGGCTCCAGCGCCAGCTCTATTGTGGCAGCTTTGCATGCCCTCAATATTCATTTTGGACAGCCATTTACCAAAAATGAGCTGTTGCATATGATGGGGGAGATGGAAGGCCAGATAAGCGGCAGTATTCACTATGATAATGTCGCGCCCAGTTATTTAGGGGGCATTACTCTGATGACCGGCCAGCAGGCACCGCTCACGGCGTCTCTGCCTGCCATAAATAGCTGGTACTGGGTCGTGTGTTATTCCGGAATTACGGTTTCTACGTCGCAGGCGCGGGATATTTTACCCGATTCAGTGCCCCTGGCGACCGGCCTTACCTTTGGTCGGCAGTTAGGTGTGTTTGTGCATGCTCTACATACCCAGGATGAAGCGCTGGCGGCCGCGGTAATGACCGATGTTATTGCTGAGCCCTATCGAAAGTCATTGCTACCGGGGTTTGATGAAGCCCGCATACATTGCCTGCGAGCCGGCGCCTTGGCGTTTGGCATTTCAGGTTCAGGACCCACCGTCTTTGCGGTATGTCAGAAATTAGAAGAGGCCCGTTCAATGGCCGCCTGGCTTGAAACTAACTACATTCAAAACGATGATGGTTTTAGCCATGTTTGTCGTATCCCGTCAAAGGGCGTTAAGTAA
- the aceK gene encoding bifunctional isocitrate dehydrogenase kinase/phosphatase: MSEQHIAGRIAYRILQHFDQSYRWFSRITRGAQERFEKGQWQATQNAVKERITIYETSLAEAVADIYQDITVHQQNDGFWQTMKQCYARLLDGHPQFELAETFYNSVIGRVFRHQKIDDAVMFLQPSRCYLPGQDRHKVVNSFDPTTTVRQMYQALFKVYRFNVPFENIERDLEHLEVALRKRLTTEQLASVTAVEMLQPVFYRSKAAYVIGRICMPTHTLPFVIALQTNASQAIFVDALLTDRKDLSVIFGFARSYFMADTLYPAEVTAFLQELLPNKKHFELYMALGHFKHGKTVFYRNFLDHLQYSNDSFEAAAGTRGLVMMVFDLPSYGVVFKIIKDEFAESKKITRQHVKDCYRLVKMSDRVGRMADTHEYVNFRLPRHRVSNDLLAELQQTCASSIELTDSELIIRHLYIERKMTPLNLYLEQETDPDKVRHTINELGLCIKQIALANIFPGDMLMKNFGVTRQGRVIFYDYDEICLMKDRNFRDLPKSEDPYAIDTLSVAPDDVFPEQFEHFIVGKRHLKELLKSLHGNLLTASYWREMQQIAQRGEVQNFTPYNPKMCFPRETPGESEINA, translated from the coding sequence GTGAGCGAACAACATATAGCCGGGCGTATCGCCTATCGGATATTACAGCACTTTGATCAAAGCTACCGGTGGTTTTCTCGTATCACCCGCGGTGCCCAGGAGCGCTTTGAAAAAGGCCAGTGGCAGGCCACCCAGAATGCGGTAAAAGAACGCATTACCATTTATGAGACCAGCCTGGCTGAAGCGGTAGCCGATATTTATCAGGATATTACCGTTCATCAGCAAAATGATGGGTTCTGGCAGACTATGAAACAATGTTATGCCCGTTTGCTGGATGGACACCCACAATTTGAACTGGCCGAAACCTTCTATAACTCGGTCATCGGGCGGGTGTTTCGTCACCAAAAAATTGATGATGCGGTCATGTTTTTGCAGCCAAGCCGTTGTTATCTGCCGGGGCAGGACCGCCACAAGGTGGTAAACAGCTTCGACCCTACCACCACGGTGCGCCAGATGTATCAGGCTTTATTTAAGGTGTACCGCTTTAATGTGCCATTTGAAAATATAGAGCGGGATTTGGAGCATCTTGAAGTTGCGCTGCGTAAGCGCCTGACCACCGAACAACTGGCCAGTGTCACTGCTGTAGAAATGCTTCAGCCTGTCTTTTACCGTTCCAAAGCCGCTTATGTTATTGGCCGTATTTGTATGCCCACCCACACGCTACCGTTTGTAATCGCTCTGCAAACTAATGCCAGTCAGGCTATTTTTGTGGATGCCCTGCTTACCGACCGCAAAGATCTGAGTGTCATTTTTGGCTTTGCGCGCTCCTATTTTATGGCCGATACCCTGTACCCGGCGGAAGTCACTGCTTTCTTGCAGGAGTTACTGCCTAACAAAAAGCACTTTGAACTGTACATGGCCCTGGGACATTTTAAACATGGAAAAACGGTGTTTTACCGGAATTTTTTAGACCACCTGCAATACAGTAACGATAGCTTTGAAGCCGCAGCGGGGACCCGCGGGCTAGTGATGATGGTGTTTGATTTACCCTCTTATGGCGTGGTGTTTAAAATCATTAAAGATGAGTTTGCAGAAAGCAAAAAAATTACCCGCCAGCATGTGAAAGACTGTTATCGACTGGTGAAAATGTCAGACCGTGTGGGCCGTATGGCGGATACACATGAATACGTGAATTTTCGGCTGCCACGGCACCGGGTGAGTAATGACCTGCTTGCCGAGCTGCAACAAACCTGCGCCTCCAGCATTGAGCTTACCGACAGTGAACTAATTATACGGCACTTATACATTGAGCGGAAAATGACGCCGCTGAATTTGTATCTGGAGCAGGAAACCGACCCCGACAAAGTGCGCCACACCATCAATGAACTGGGGCTGTGTATAAAACAAATTGCGCTTGCCAATATTTTTCCGGGGGATATGTTGATGAAAAACTTTGGTGTTACCCGGCAAGGTCGCGTGATTTTTTATGATTATGATGAAATTTGTCTGATGAAAGACCGTAACTTTCGGGACCTGCCAAAAAGCGAGGATCCCTATGCCATTGATACGCTGTCGGTGGCCCCAGATGATGTTTTTCCCGAGCAATTCGAGCATTTTATTGTGGGCAAGCGGCACTTAAAAGAGTTGCTTAAAAGTTTGCATGGCAACCTGCTGACCGCCAGCTACTGGCGCGAGATGCAGCAAATTGCCCAGCGGGGCGAAGTTCAAAATTTTACACCCTATAACCCTAAAATGTGTTTTCCCAGAGAGACGCCTGGCGAATCTGAAATTAACGCCTGA
- a CDS encoding DUF4198 domain-containing protein, producing the protein MPVKFKVGHEENASNWNLSWDKIVALRTYSSAGVQDMAASIIPKSNFMPGVAKTQKLSSGTYVLGFESYHSRSTLEADTFNAYAREEGLADIIAHRQKNGLATKPGTELFSRKAKAIIQIGSEQSDIATRPLGHTLEIVPLQHPAKINSEGTFPVKVLFKGKPLENALVDVAPLSGASHKEQSKTTNSRGRPFLSLQERGR; encoded by the coding sequence GTGCCTGTAAAATTCAAAGTCGGGCATGAAGAAAATGCGAGCAACTGGAATTTGAGCTGGGACAAAATAGTGGCATTACGTACCTACAGCAGTGCCGGGGTACAGGATATGGCGGCCAGTATTATCCCCAAATCTAACTTTATGCCAGGGGTGGCCAAAACTCAGAAACTTTCATCTGGTACCTATGTACTTGGGTTTGAAAGCTATCACAGTCGCAGTACCCTGGAGGCGGATACGTTCAATGCTTATGCCCGGGAAGAGGGCTTGGCAGATATTATTGCACATCGTCAGAAAAACGGTCTCGCCACCAAGCCGGGAACGGAATTGTTTTCACGTAAAGCCAAAGCCATCATCCAAATCGGCTCAGAACAGTCAGATATTGCTACAAGACCTCTGGGACACACACTGGAGATTGTGCCGTTACAGCATCCGGCAAAGATAAACTCAGAAGGTACATTTCCGGTTAAAGTACTATTTAAAGGAAAACCTCTGGAAAATGCCCTAGTTGATGTAGCACCTCTGTCTGGGGCAAGTCACAAAGAGCAGTCAAAGACCACCAATAGCCGGGGGAGGCCATTTTTAAGCTTACAGGAGAGGGGCCGGTAA
- the ung gene encoding uracil-DNA glycosylase yields MNWHDVLGEEKQKPYFQTLMEKVEQERAAGKTIYPPREDVFNALKVTPLDNIKVVILGQDPYHGPNQAHGLSFSVLPGVKTPPSLVNIYKELASDIDGFCIPDHGTLTSWAEQGVLLLNTVLTVEQGKAHSHAKFGWETFTDAVIEAINTHCEGVVFLLWGSHAKKKGAGIDSDRHHVLSAPHPSPLSAHRGFLGCGHFSATNRLLEAQQQVPISWQI; encoded by the coding sequence ATGAACTGGCACGACGTCCTGGGCGAGGAAAAGCAAAAACCTTATTTTCAAACGCTGATGGAGAAGGTCGAGCAGGAGCGTGCGGCGGGTAAGACAATTTATCCGCCCCGCGAGGATGTTTTCAACGCGCTGAAAGTCACCCCGCTGGACAATATCAAAGTCGTGATATTAGGTCAGGATCCTTACCATGGGCCGAACCAGGCTCATGGCCTGAGCTTTTCGGTTTTGCCTGGGGTCAAAACACCACCATCGTTGGTGAATATCTATAAAGAACTGGCCAGTGATATTGATGGGTTCTGCATCCCGGACCACGGCACGCTGACCTCATGGGCCGAGCAAGGTGTGTTATTGCTCAATACCGTGCTCACAGTGGAGCAGGGCAAGGCCCATAGCCATGCAAAATTTGGCTGGGAAACCTTCACGGATGCGGTAATTGAAGCAATCAATACTCATTGTGAAGGCGTGGTGTTTTTGTTGTGGGGAAGTCACGCTAAAAAGAAAGGTGCCGGAATCGATAGCGACCGCCATCATGTGCTTAGCGCCCCCCACCCATCGCCACTATCCGCCCATCGCGGATTTTTAGGCTGCGGGCACTTTTCAGCCACCAACCGCTTGCTTGAAGCGCAACAACAAGTACCAATAAGCTGGCAAATATAA
- a CDS encoding response regulator transcription factor, with amino-acid sequence MKALIIEDDVTVAEHVQQGLIAADHETTVVSDGTKGLEAARQSQWDIIILDIMLPGEDGLSVLRTLREEENQTPVLLLSAKSQVEDKVQGLRSGANDYLTKPFAVEELLARVEGLAGRVQDTTTSLKVGDLTLDLLNRKVTRGETEIDLQSKEFQLLECLMRNRGKVVTRSMLLEHVWNYHFDPQTNVIDVHISRLRQKVDKTFNVPLIETVRGTGYRIAENQT; translated from the coding sequence ATGAAAGCGTTGATAATTGAAGATGATGTAACGGTTGCCGAACATGTCCAGCAAGGGCTTATTGCTGCTGACCATGAAACCACGGTAGTCAGTGACGGGACCAAAGGGCTTGAAGCAGCCCGACAGAGCCAGTGGGATATTATTATTCTGGATATTATGCTGCCCGGTGAAGATGGTTTATCGGTGTTGCGCACCCTACGCGAGGAAGAAAACCAGACCCCGGTATTGCTGTTAAGTGCCAAAAGTCAGGTGGAAGATAAAGTTCAGGGGTTGCGTTCAGGTGCCAATGACTACCTGACGAAACCTTTCGCCGTAGAAGAATTACTGGCGCGGGTGGAGGGGCTGGCCGGGCGGGTTCAGGATACTACGACGTCTCTGAAAGTCGGCGATCTTACCCTTGATCTGCTTAATCGCAAAGTCACCCGGGGCGAGACGGAGATTGATCTGCAGTCAAAAGAGTTTCAGCTACTGGAATGCCTGATGCGAAACCGCGGCAAGGTGGTCACCCGTTCGATGCTGCTTGAGCATGTCTGGAATTATCACTTCGATCCGCAAACCAATGTGATTGATGTTCACATCAGCCGATTACGGCAAAAAGTGGATAAAACCTTTAATGTGCCTTTGATTGAAACTGTGCGTGGTACCGGTTACCGGATCGCGGAAAATCAAACGTGA
- a CDS encoding sensor histidine kinase — MIAIRTFTRSSSFRLGALLTLLSSAAMTFVFYVWSLSNEETLLREARAAVDAQVWGYQAWYQAEGREGLISAINNNPFSSTSTLVSLQSADGEFLAGNLTSLDSLSVPEGTDFFQFVFSADMLSGARLDKAQRAVLFKDIILPDGSRLFLARDVEDLYTAQWIGQSFSWVFVAVLGCISGLSFGVAMYVVNRINRMSQTADTIMQTGNLTERLDIDSNWDDLSKLAVVLNRMLDKIEASVENIKSVTDNIAHDLRTPLSRLRSRLDKLPEGEIKAQAQAEADNLLGMFNGLLRIADIESQRQRQGFTTISLAEVLRDVVDLYEPYFEEHQMQLTTNINSVTMYGDPNQLFQMMANLMDNTVKYAGTGNRVDVSLTTVGQRIVLSVSDTGAGLDEKHFAQLDRRFYRAQASRTTAGNGLGLSMVKAVAELHNGTVYYVPDPLLSGSGLGVTITFAAGEKLSQI, encoded by the coding sequence GTGATTGCGATTCGCACCTTTACCCGAAGCTCCAGTTTTCGGTTAGGTGCACTGTTAACCCTGCTATCCAGTGCGGCCATGACCTTTGTGTTTTATGTATGGTCGCTGTCTAACGAAGAAACCCTGTTACGCGAAGCGCGAGCCGCGGTTGATGCCCAGGTTTGGGGATACCAGGCCTGGTACCAGGCGGAAGGGCGCGAAGGGCTTATCAGTGCGATAAACAACAATCCTTTTTCCTCGACCTCGACGCTGGTCAGTCTGCAAAGTGCTGACGGTGAATTTCTGGCGGGTAACCTGACCTCCCTCGATAGTTTAAGTGTGCCTGAAGGTACTGATTTTTTTCAGTTTGTGTTTAGCGCCGATATGCTCTCGGGGGCGCGGCTTGATAAAGCCCAGCGTGCGGTGTTGTTTAAAGATATCATTTTACCCGATGGCAGCCGGCTGTTTCTGGCCCGGGATGTTGAAGACCTGTATACCGCCCAATGGATAGGGCAATCCTTTAGCTGGGTGTTTGTGGCGGTGCTGGGGTGCATTTCAGGGTTAAGTTTCGGGGTCGCCATGTACGTGGTTAATCGTATCAACCGTATGTCGCAAACGGCCGATACGATAATGCAAACCGGAAATCTTACCGAAAGACTCGATATTGATAGCAACTGGGATGACCTGAGCAAGCTCGCGGTGGTGTTAAACCGCATGCTGGATAAAATTGAGGCGTCGGTAGAAAATATCAAATCGGTCACCGACAATATCGCCCATGATTTGCGTACGCCGTTGAGTCGGTTGCGCTCCCGTCTGGATAAGCTACCTGAAGGTGAAATTAAAGCTCAGGCGCAGGCGGAAGCTGACAACTTACTGGGTATGTTCAACGGTCTGTTACGTATTGCGGATATTGAAAGTCAGCGGCAACGTCAGGGGTTCACCACCATCAGTTTGGCCGAGGTGTTGCGGGATGTCGTGGATTTATACGAGCCGTACTTTGAAGAACACCAAATGCAGCTAACCACCAATATTAATTCGGTAACCATGTATGGCGATCCCAATCAGCTGTTTCAGATGATGGCTAACTTAATGGATAACACCGTAAAATACGCCGGGACAGGCAACCGGGTGGATGTCAGCCTGACTACTGTGGGGCAGCGGATTGTATTGAGTGTTTCGGACACAGGTGCGGGTCTTGATGAGAAGCACTTTGCACAGCTTGATCGACGTTTCTATCGCGCCCAGGCCAGCAGGACCACCGCCGGTAACGGCTTGGGTTTATCGATGGTGAAAGCCGTCGCTGAGCTGCACAATGGTACCGTATACTATGTCCCCGACCCATTGCTGTCAGGATCTGGATTAGGGGTTACCATTACCTTTGCGGCAGGGGAAAAACTAAGTCAGATCTGA
- a CDS encoding DUF3833 family protein — MKHTLLAISAAGCLAFLGGCAGAPEGPAYEQVQPQLDIQQFFTGDVKAWGIAQNWSGEVVQRFKVDINGRMEGDTLIMDETFDYGVGEGPAQRTWKITLKGDNAYTGRAGDVDGPATGISYGNAFNFQYEMDLPVDDTTYMVSFDDWFFAFDDTTLMNRSYIKKFGVVVAEVTIFMQKQ, encoded by the coding sequence ATGAAGCATACACTACTGGCGATATCGGCGGCGGGTTGTCTGGCATTTTTGGGTGGCTGCGCCGGTGCTCCTGAGGGGCCAGCGTATGAACAGGTTCAGCCACAACTTGATATCCAGCAATTTTTTACCGGTGACGTTAAAGCCTGGGGCATCGCTCAAAATTGGAGTGGCGAGGTAGTGCAGCGCTTCAAGGTTGACATCAATGGGCGCATGGAAGGAGACACCCTGATCATGGATGAGACGTTTGACTATGGCGTGGGGGAGGGGCCGGCACAGCGCACCTGGAAAATCACCCTGAAGGGCGATAATGCCTACACCGGCCGCGCAGGCGATGTCGATGGTCCGGCCACGGGAATCAGTTACGGAAACGCATTTAACTTTCAGTATGAGATGGACCTGCCGGTGGATGATACTACTTACATGGTAAGCTTTGATGACTGGTTTTTTGCTTTTGATGATACAACGTTGATGAACCGTTCTTATATTAAAAAGTTTGGGGTGGTAGTGGCTGAAGTGACCATTTTTATGCAAAAACAATAA